The Lysobacterales bacterium genome has a segment encoding these proteins:
- a CDS encoding calcium/sodium antiporter — MSLLFFLLGLVLLVVGAELLVRGAAQLALAVGVSPLVAGLTVVAFGTSSPELAVSIGASLGGQADLALGNVVGSNIFNVLFILGLSALVVPLLVDRQLVRLDVPLMVVVSVAVLLLAHDGRLARTDGALLAGGLLVYLVFLVGRSRRESRQAAAATGSGDTFVAQRAAPPRQAWPLNLGLVAVGLVLLVLGARWLVDSAVAFALLMGVSELVVGLTIVAAGTSLPELVTSLVAALRGERDIAVGNVVGSNLFNLMGVLGIAAVVAPDGIGVSGAAIAFDLPVMVVVAFACLPVFLTGGVISRAEGALFLGYWLAYTVYLVLAASHHDALPEYSAVMLFFAVPLTLLTLLLLALGELRRRRGGAIR, encoded by the coding sequence ATCAGCCTCCTGTTCTTCCTCCTCGGTCTGGTCCTGCTGGTGGTCGGCGCCGAGCTGCTGGTCCGCGGCGCGGCGCAGCTTGCACTGGCAGTGGGCGTTTCTCCCCTGGTTGCCGGGCTGACCGTGGTCGCCTTCGGTACCAGTTCGCCGGAGCTGGCGGTCAGCATCGGCGCCTCGCTGGGCGGCCAGGCCGACCTGGCCCTGGGCAACGTGGTCGGCAGCAACATCTTCAACGTGCTGTTCATCCTGGGACTTTCGGCCCTGGTCGTGCCCCTGCTGGTCGACCGGCAACTGGTGCGACTGGATGTGCCCCTGATGGTGGTGGTCTCGGTGGCGGTCCTGCTGCTTGCCCACGACGGTCGTCTGGCCCGGACCGACGGCGCGCTGCTGGCGGGTGGCCTGCTCGTCTACCTGGTGTTCCTGGTCGGACGCAGCCGTCGCGAGTCCCGACAGGCGGCCGCTGCCACGGGGAGCGGAGACACCTTCGTGGCGCAGCGGGCAGCGCCGCCCCGCCAGGCCTGGCCGCTCAACCTCGGCCTGGTGGCGGTCGGCCTGGTTCTGCTGGTGCTGGGCGCGCGCTGGCTGGTCGATTCGGCGGTGGCCTTCGCGCTGCTGATGGGCGTGAGCGAACTGGTGGTGGGCCTGACCATCGTCGCCGCCGGGACCTCGCTGCCCGAGCTGGTCACGTCCCTGGTCGCCGCCCTGCGCGGCGAGCGCGACATCGCCGTCGGCAACGTGGTCGGCAGCAACCTGTTCAACCTGATGGGCGTGCTCGGCATCGCGGCCGTGGTGGCGCCCGACGGCATCGGGGTGTCCGGCGCCGCGATCGCCTTCGACCTGCCGGTGATGGTGGTCGTCGCCTTCGCCTGCCTGCCGGTGTTCCTGACCGGCGGCGTCATCAGCCGTGCCGAGGGCGCCCTGTTCCTTGGCTACTGGCTGGCCTACACGGTGTACCTGGTGCTGGCGGCCTCGCACCACGACGCCTTGCCCGAGTACAGCGCGGTGATGCTGTTCTTCGCGGTGCCGCTGACCCTGCTGACCCTGCTGCTGCTGGCCTTGGGCGAGCTGCGCCGCCGGCGCGGCGGGGCGATCCGCTGA
- a CDS encoding MFS transporter: MTAFVARVFNLRRDEVVPVLLAAAFFFCVLCALMVLRPARDALGMQRGIEAVRWLFMATAVATLFANPLFGWLVARFRRLWFIGATYAFFAACLVGFWALLAIAPQAAGEVSGMVFYVFFSVFNLFATMVFWALMADRFSLEQGKRFFALIAVGGTLGAIAGPALASLLAQPLGTPALLLVAAGFLLLAIVAAWGVARVRPHAGDRERPDAGAARAVIGGAAWAGLRAMLRSPYLLGIAGYVVVMTVMATLLYFTRLQMVAALGDDLDLRTTVFANIDLIVQLATLFLQAVVAGHLMKRFGVAFTLALLPVTVALGFIGLAVVGTLAALIVFEAAFRAVQRALTRPARETLYTVTSREDKYKSKAFVDTFMYRAGDVVGAQVEGLLVRLGMGLAALASVAVPLALAWAALGVWLGRAQQRLAATGQRIHGAAAAPASPPQGDRHDQPS, encoded by the coding sequence ATGACAGCTTTTGTAGCCCGCGTGTTCAACCTGCGCCGCGACGAGGTCGTCCCGGTGCTGCTGGCAGCGGCATTCTTCTTCTGCGTTCTGTGCGCGCTGATGGTGCTGCGTCCGGCGCGCGACGCGCTGGGCATGCAGCGCGGCATCGAGGCGGTACGGTGGCTGTTCATGGCGACCGCGGTGGCCACGCTGTTCGCGAACCCGTTGTTCGGCTGGCTGGTCGCGCGGTTCCGGCGCCTGTGGTTCATCGGCGCGACCTATGCCTTCTTCGCCGCCTGCCTGGTCGGCTTCTGGGCGCTGCTGGCGATCGCGCCGCAGGCCGCCGGCGAGGTCAGCGGCATGGTGTTCTACGTCTTCTTCAGCGTCTTCAATCTGTTCGCGACCATGGTGTTCTGGGCGCTGATGGCCGATCGCTTCAGCCTCGAGCAGGGTAAGCGCTTCTTCGCCCTGATCGCGGTCGGCGGCACCCTCGGCGCGATCGCCGGGCCGGCCCTGGCCTCGCTGTTGGCGCAGCCGCTGGGCACGCCGGCGCTGCTGCTGGTGGCCGCCGGCTTCCTGCTGCTGGCGATCGTCGCGGCCTGGGGCGTCGCCCGGGTCCGCCCGCATGCCGGCGACCGCGAGCGGCCGGACGCCGGAGCCGCCCGCGCCGTCATCGGCGGTGCCGCCTGGGCCGGCCTGCGCGCGATGCTGCGCTCGCCCTACCTGCTCGGCATCGCCGGCTACGTGGTGGTGATGACGGTGATGGCGACGCTGCTGTACTTCACGCGCCTGCAGATGGTCGCGGCGCTCGGCGACGACCTCGACCTGCGCACCACCGTGTTCGCGAACATCGACCTGATCGTCCAGCTCGCCACCCTGTTCCTGCAGGCGGTGGTCGCCGGCCACCTGATGAAGCGGTTCGGCGTCGCCTTCACCCTCGCGCTGCTGCCGGTGACCGTGGCGCTGGGCTTCATCGGCCTGGCCGTGGTCGGCACCCTGGCGGCGCTGATCGTCTTCGAGGCAGCGTTCCGCGCGGTGCAGCGCGCCCTGACCCGGCCGGCCCGCGAGACCCTGTACACCGTCACCTCGCGCGAGGACAAGTACAAGTCCAAGGCCTTCGTCGACACCTTCATGTACCGTGCCGGCGACGTCGTCGGCGCCCAGGTCGAGGGCCTGCTGGTGCGCCTGGGCATGGGCCTGGCGGCGCTGGCCAGCGTCGCCGTGCCGCTGGCGCTGGCCTGGGCCGCGCTCGGTGTGTGGCTGGGCCGCGCCCAGCAGCGCCTGGCCGCCACCGGGCAACGCATCCACGGCGCCGCCGCGGCGCCCGCTTCCCCACCGCAAGGAGACCGCCATGATCAGCCGTCGTGA
- a CDS encoding aldo/keto reductase has translation MISRREYLKLSLAAGVALALDPRRLLAAGDQALPMMTRAIPSSGQQIPVVGLGSSATFAQVARSEDVDALREVLRALVDNGGSVFDTAPSYGASEEVAGNLAAELGLTDRIFWATKVNVSRGPGAPADADEARAQIDASFEKLRKPVIDLIQVHNLGDLTTQLPILKEIKDSGRIRHLGVTTTSAPQYEELEAVMRREPLDFIGIDYAIDNRTMEDRILPLARERGIAVMVYLPFGRTRLWEKVRGKELPDWAGEFDAATWGQFFLKFVLSHPAVTVVTPATSRPHHMVDNLGAGRGRLPDAAMRQRMIEHIESL, from the coding sequence ATGATCAGCCGTCGTGAGTACCTGAAACTGTCGCTGGCCGCCGGTGTCGCCCTGGCCCTGGATCCGCGCCGGCTGCTCGCCGCCGGCGACCAGGCCCTGCCGATGATGACCCGGGCCATCCCCTCCTCCGGCCAGCAGATCCCGGTGGTCGGCCTGGGCAGCTCGGCGACCTTCGCCCAGGTCGCCCGCAGCGAGGACGTCGACGCCCTGCGCGAGGTGCTGCGCGCCCTGGTCGACAACGGCGGAAGCGTGTTCGACACCGCGCCCAGCTACGGCGCCTCCGAGGAAGTCGCCGGCAACTTGGCCGCCGAGCTGGGCCTCACCGACCGCATCTTCTGGGCGACCAAGGTGAATGTCTCGCGGGGGCCGGGTGCCCCCGCGGACGCCGACGAGGCCCGGGCGCAGATCGATGCCTCCTTCGAGAAGCTGCGCAAGCCGGTGATCGACCTCATCCAGGTCCACAACCTCGGCGATCTCACGACCCAGCTGCCGATCCTCAAGGAGATCAAGGACAGCGGGCGGATCCGCCACCTGGGCGTCACCACCACATCGGCGCCCCAGTACGAGGAACTGGAGGCGGTCATGCGCCGCGAACCGCTTGACTTCATCGGCATCGACTACGCGATCGACAACCGCACCATGGAAGACCGCATCCTGCCCCTGGCGCGCGAGCGCGGCATCGCGGTGATGGTCTACCTGCCGTTCGGCCGCACCCGCCTCTGGGAGAAAGTGCGCGGCAAGGAACTGCCGGACTGGGCCGGCGAGTTCGACGCCGCCACCTGGGGCCAGTTCTTCCTCAAGTTCGTGCTGTCCCATCCGGCGGTCACCGTGGTGACCCCGGCCACCAGCCGTCCGCACCACATGGTCGACAACCTCGGCGCGGGCCGAGGCCGCCTGCCCGACGCCGCCATGCGCCAGCGCATGATCGAGCACATCGAGTCGCTTTAG
- a CDS encoding PhzF family phenazine biosynthesis protein: MELVQYQVDAFADRLFAGNPAAVVPLDAWLPDGLMQAIAAENNLSETAFLVPEGGGWGLRWFTPLAEVDLCGHATLASAHVLYRHRGVDLAELAFATRSGTLRVRRAGDGYAMDFPARTPQAIAAPEGLSAALGATPREVLLGGDLLAVFDDEATVRALAPDTAALLALPGRGLVVTAPGQRHDFVSRFFVPRVGVPEDPVTGSAHCLLAPYWAARLGRDALRAFQCSRRGGEVGCTVRGDRVLLSGQARTFLTATLHLAD, translated from the coding sequence ATGGAGCTCGTCCAGTACCAGGTCGACGCCTTCGCCGACCGCCTGTTCGCGGGCAATCCCGCCGCCGTGGTGCCGCTGGACGCCTGGCTGCCGGATGGCTTGATGCAGGCCATCGCGGCGGAGAACAACCTGTCGGAGACCGCCTTCCTGGTGCCGGAAGGCGGCGGTTGGGGCCTGCGCTGGTTCACGCCGCTGGCCGAGGTCGACCTGTGCGGGCACGCCACCCTGGCCAGCGCCCACGTGCTGTACCGGCACCGCGGCGTCGACTTGGCGGAACTCGCCTTCGCCACCCGCAGCGGCACCCTGCGGGTGCGCCGCGCCGGCGACGGCTACGCCATGGACTTTCCCGCCCGAACGCCGCAAGCGATCGCCGCGCCGGAGGGCTTGTCGGCAGCCCTGGGCGCGACGCCGCGCGAGGTCCTGCTGGGCGGCGACCTGCTGGCGGTATTCGACGACGAGGCCACGGTGCGGGCCCTGGCGCCCGACACGGCCGCCCTGCTGGCCCTGCCGGGGCGTGGCCTGGTGGTCACCGCACCGGGCCAGCGCCACGACTTCGTCAGTCGCTTCTTCGTGCCGCGCGTCGGCGTGCCGGAGGACCCGGTCACCGGCTCCGCGCACTGCCTGCTGGCGCCGTACTGGGCGGCGCGGCTGGGCCGCGACGCGCTGCGCGCCTTCCAGTGCTCGCGGCGCGGCGGCGAGGTCGGCTGCACCGTGCGCGGCGACCGGGTGCTGCTTTCGGGCCAGGCACGGACCTTCCTGACCGCCACGCTGCATCTGGCGGACTGA
- a CDS encoding SRPBCC family protein — MPHAIRVHRILRAPPERVYRAFLDAAALAKWNAPNGFTATVHSLDARVGGGYRMSFTNFSTGSAHHFGGTYLELVPGERIVCDDRFEDPGLPGTMRLTIELRAVAIGTDLGILQEGLPDAIPAEACQQGWQESLALLALLVEPEIPDGP; from the coding sequence ATGCCCCATGCCATCCGCGTCCACCGCATCCTTCGCGCGCCGCCCGAGCGCGTGTACCGGGCGTTCCTGGACGCCGCCGCGCTCGCCAAGTGGAACGCGCCGAACGGCTTCACCGCCACCGTGCATTCGCTGGACGCCCGTGTCGGCGGCGGCTACCGGATGTCTTTCACCAACTTCTCGACCGGCAGCGCGCACCACTTCGGCGGAACTTACCTTGAGCTGGTTCCCGGTGAGCGCATCGTCTGCGACGACCGCTTCGAGGATCCAGGCCTGCCCGGCACCATGCGCCTGACCATCGAACTGCGCGCGGTAGCGATCGGCACCGACCTGGGCATCCTGCAGGAGGGTCTGCCCGACGCCATCCCGGCCGAGGCCTGCCAGCAGGGCTGGCAGGAGTCGCTGGCCCTGCTGGCGCTGCTGGTGGAGCCGGAGATTCCGGACGGTCCCTGA
- a CDS encoding GFA family protein: MEYTGSCHCGRVRFEVDIADPGAAALACNCSICGRRGSLLWFVPRDALRLAMPDGQAASYSFGRGAIRHRFCPDCGIHAWGEGSDPQGHAMAAVNIRCLDGLDLQALPVEHFDGRAL, encoded by the coding sequence ATGGAGTACACGGGAAGCTGTCATTGCGGTCGTGTGCGGTTCGAGGTCGACATCGCCGATCCCGGCGCGGCGGCGCTGGCCTGCAACTGCTCGATCTGCGGCAGGCGGGGTTCGCTGCTCTGGTTCGTGCCCCGCGATGCCCTGCGCCTTGCCATGCCGGATGGGCAGGCCGCCAGTTACTCGTTCGGTCGCGGCGCGATCCGGCACCGTTTCTGCCCGGACTGCGGCATCCACGCCTGGGGCGAAGGCAGCGACCCTCAGGGGCACGCCATGGCGGCCGTCAATATCAGGTGCCTGGATGGCCTGGACCTCCAGGCGCTACCCGTCGAGCATTTCGATGGCCGGGCGCTCTGA
- a CDS encoding serine hydrolase yields the protein MRGLPMRWLGWSLAVLLVLALLLCLAVLGRWFQVAGVRGGWDATLRLMRHGTTTVDDFRHYPARPLRGAVDGRHDGRVAGADWQPRVLVPGDDAGRRDLAGFLAENGTISLVVRRNGALRYEYLAPEASASTPSQWFSVSKSVLAVMVGAAIRDGILPGVDSRVVDHVPELAGRGLDGLSLRHLLTMTSGLAYVESDNPFELHVPFNYTSDIERMIVRFRPRGAPGEAFEYKSGDTALLGLVLSRALAPRTLSDYAQARLWSALPLSDDGVWSLDRDDGLEKVWCCLAGSARDLARIGELYLDGGVAQGTRIVAADWIAASVGSAAVAPPMWPASSVAAGFRGYGYGWWLLSAERGDYLAQGKDGQFLYVDPSRAVVIARLGRSAAGLRASQWAALFRSLADAAP from the coding sequence ATGCGCGGATTGCCGATGAGGTGGCTGGGTTGGTCGCTGGCGGTGCTGCTGGTGCTCGCGCTGTTGCTGTGCCTTGCGGTGTTGGGTCGCTGGTTCCAGGTCGCCGGTGTGCGTGGCGGCTGGGACGCGACGCTGCGCCTGATGCGCCACGGCACCACTACCGTCGACGACTTCCGCCACTACCCGGCACGTCCCCTGCGCGGCGCCGTCGATGGCCGCCATGACGGGCGCGTGGCCGGCGCCGACTGGCAGCCGCGGGTGCTGGTGCCAGGGGACGATGCCGGCCGCCGCGACCTGGCTGGCTTCCTGGCCGAGAACGGCACGATCTCACTGGTGGTCCGGCGCAACGGCGCGCTCCGCTACGAGTACCTCGCGCCGGAGGCCTCGGCGTCGACGCCCTCGCAATGGTTCTCGGTCTCGAAGTCGGTGCTGGCGGTAATGGTCGGCGCCGCGATCCGCGACGGGATCCTGCCGGGCGTCGATTCGCGCGTGGTCGACCACGTCCCGGAGTTGGCCGGCCGGGGCCTGGATGGCCTGAGCCTGCGCCACCTGCTGACCATGACCTCGGGCCTGGCCTACGTCGAGAGCGACAATCCCTTCGAACTGCACGTGCCGTTCAACTACACCTCGGACATCGAGCGCATGATCGTTCGGTTCCGGCCGCGCGGGGCGCCGGGCGAAGCCTTCGAGTACAAGTCCGGCGACACCGCCCTGCTGGGCCTGGTGCTGTCCCGCGCCCTGGCGCCGCGCACTCTGTCGGACTACGCGCAGGCGCGCCTGTGGTCGGCGCTGCCGCTGTCCGACGACGGCGTGTGGTCGCTGGACCGCGACGACGGCCTGGAAAAGGTCTGGTGCTGCCTGGCCGGCAGTGCCCGCGACCTCGCCCGGATCGGCGAGCTGTACCTCGACGGTGGCGTGGCGCAGGGGACGCGGATCGTCGCCGCGGACTGGATCGCCGCCTCGGTGGGGAGTGCTGCGGTGGCGCCCCCGATGTGGCCGGCGTCCTCGGTGGCGGCCGGATTCCGCGGCTACGGCTACGGCTGGTGGCTGCTGTCCGCCGAGCGCGGCGACTACCTGGCGCAGGGCAAGGACGGCCAGTTCCTGTACGTGGATCCGTCCCGGGCCGTGGTGATCGCGCGGTTGGGGCGAAGTGCCGCCGGGCTGCGCGCCAGCCAGTGGGCCGCGCTGTTCCGGTCGCTGGCCGATGCGGCGCCGTGA